Proteins encoded in a region of the Populus alba chromosome 13, ASM523922v2, whole genome shotgun sequence genome:
- the LOC118060956 gene encoding tlg2p-like protein a: protein MATRNRTLIFRKYRDALKSVRVPTSSSPSTSSVGGVGGGGGGPVIELASTSLLNPNRKYAPLSTEDPGNSSKGAFTVGLPPAWVDVSEEIAANVQRARMKMVELAKAHAKALMPSFGDGKEDQRTIEGLTQEITGLLRKSEKQLKRLAAAGPSEDSNVRKNVQRSLATDLQNLSMELRKKQSTYLKRLRQQNEGQDGDDLEMNLNGGRSIIDDDNLDDMVFNEHQMAKLKKSEAFTVEREREIQQVVESVNELAQIMKDLSVLVIDQGTIVDRIDYNIQNVATTVEEGLKQLQKAERTQKRGGMVMCATVLVIMCAVMLILLILKTILF, encoded by the exons ATGGCAACGAGGAATCGGACGTTGATATTTAGGAAGTACAGAGATGCATTAAAGAGCGTTAGGGTTCCGACGAGCTCATCTCCGTCGACGAGCTCTGTCGGAGGagttggtggtggtgggggtggTCCGGTGATCGAATTGGCCAGCACTTCGCTTCTCAATCCTAATCGGAAATATGCTCCTCTTAGCACTGAAGATCCCGGTAATTCAAG TAAAGGTGCATTTACAGTAGGTTTACCTCCAGCTTGGGTGGATGTATCTGAAGAAATAGCAGCAAATGTGCAACGTGCACGTATGAAAATGGTTGAGTTAGCGAAGGCACATGCCAAAGCTTTGATGCCTTCATTTGGTGATGGTAAAGAAGATCAACGGACAATTGAGGGTCTAACCCAAGAGATAACTGGTCTTTTAAGGAAATCAGAGAAGCAACTAAAAAGACTTGCTGCAGCTGGGCCTTCTGAGGATTCAAATGTTAGAAAAAATGTGCAG CGTTCCCTTGCTACTGACCTTCAGAACCTTTCAATGGAACTTCGCAAGAAACAGTCGACATACTTGAAGCGCCTCAGGCAACAAAATGAG GGTCAGGACGGGGATGATTTAGAAATGAACCTAAATGGTGGTAGATCTATAATAGATGATGACAATTTGGACGACATG GTATTTAATGAGCATCAGATGGCCAAGCTGAAAAAGAGTGAGGCATTCACTGTAGAAAGGGAAAGAGAGATCCAACAG GTAGTTGAATCAGTAAATGAGCTTGCTCAGATTATGAAGGACCTGTCAGTACTTGTGATAGACCAG GGCACTATTGTTGATAGAATAGACTACAACATTCAGAATGTAGCAACTACAGTCGAGGAGGGGCTTAAACAACTGCAGAAG GCAGAGAGAACACAGAAACGAGGGGGAATGGTGATGTGTGCCACTGTGCTTGTTATAATGTGCGCTGTCATGCTGATCCTTCTTATCCTCAAGACGATTCTCTTTTGA